In Xiphophorus hellerii strain 12219 chromosome 4, Xiphophorus_hellerii-4.1, whole genome shotgun sequence, a single genomic region encodes these proteins:
- the LOC116718062 gene encoding trans-1,2-dihydrobenzene-1,2-diol dehydrogenase-like: MAIRWGICSAGRISHEFTVALKTRPAEEHQIVAVAARRLEDAEDFSRKHNISKAYGGYEDLAADPDIDVVYVGVIHPYHLEACKLFTNAKKNVLCEKPLVMNAKEVKEILDSAKRNDVLLMEAVWTRFFQASVEIRRLLTQQYIGAVKMVRADYGVPLLNVLRDPDGALLDLGIYCLQVINVVYNGEKPESIHVSGVCMETGVDETVTVILKYSRNRMATFTCSVVVKLRNDAIIVGTEGKLQVLSPMWCPTKMLVLRKMSQNPEPESFYTMNFTNIPGNRCEADEVRYCLLNGLKESPVIPLAYTLLLAEIEEEIRRQLEVAYSQDCQ; the protein is encoded by the exons ATGGCAATCAGGTGGGGAATCTGCAGCGCAGGGAGGATCAGTCATGAGTTTACTGTGGCTCTGAAAACTCGTCCTGCAGAAGAACATCAG ATTGTGGCTGTTGCAGCTCGTAGATTGGAGGACGCTGAGGATTTTTccagaaaacacaacatctcTAAGGCTTACGGCGGCTACGAGGACTTGGCCGCAGATCCAGACATAG ATGTTGTGTATGTTGGAGTCATCCACCCGTACCATCTGGAGGCCTGTAAACTTTTCACAAATGCTAAAAAGAACGTTCTGTGTGAGAAGCCGCTGGTCATGAACGCCAAGGAAGTGAAAGAGATTCTGGACTCTGCCAAAAGGAATGATGTCCTCCTCATGGAG GCTGTGTGGACCCGTTTTTTCCAGGCCTCTGTGGAGATCAGAAGGCTGCTGACTCAGCAGTACATAGGGGCGGTGAAGATGGTCCGTGCGGACTATGGTGTGCCACTGTTGAACGTGCTGAGGGACCCTGATGGAGCATTATTAGATCTTGGTATCTATTGCCTTCAAGTAATAAATGTGGTGTACAACGGAGAGAAGCCGGAGAGTATTCATGTCAGCGGGGTCTGCATGGAGACTG GAGTGGATGAGACTGTGACTGTGATTCTTAAGTATTCTAGAAACAGAATGGCGACATTCACCTGCTCTGTTGTGGTCAAGCTGCGCAATGATGCCATTATTGTTGGGACAGAAGGCAAACTCCAG GTCCTTTCACCTATGTGGTGCCCCACAAAAATGCTTGTTCTTAGGAAGATGAGCCAGAACCCGGAACCTGAATCCTTCTATACTATGAACTTTACCAACATCCCAGGGAATCGTTGCGAGGCAGATGAGGTCCGCTACTGTCTGCTCAATG GACTGAAGGAGAGTCCAGTCATACCCCTTGCTTACACTCTGCTCCTGGCTGAAATAGAGGAAGAGATCCGCCGACAGTTGGAAGTGGCGTACAGCCAGGACTGCCAGTAA